One window of the Carnobacterium maltaromaticum DSM 20342 genome contains the following:
- a CDS encoding hemolysin XhlA family protein has product MIDGEEQLWRDILVKLARIEEQTKGLDELTRDVSRALAISKENQKAIVEMKANNKWAWGFIITIGISFITYFITKL; this is encoded by the coding sequence TTGATAGATGGTGAAGAACAATTATGGAGAGATATCCTTGTTAAATTAGCTCGCATCGAGGAACAAACTAAAGGACTTGATGAATTAACAAGGGATGTGAGTCGGGCTTTAGCAATATCAAAAGAAAATCAAAAAGCAATTGTAGAAATGAAAGCGAACAATAAATGGGCATGGGGATTTATCATCACCATTGGCATTTCATTTATTACTTATTTCATTACAAAATTATAA
- a CDS encoding phage holin, with amino-acid sequence MKVNWKVRFKSKAFWVAIVPAFLLLIQLLLKPLGFNLDIDFLGGYFLDVVNAVFVLLTILGVVNDPTVFGFKDSEQALNYEEPKKD; translated from the coding sequence ATGAAAGTAAATTGGAAAGTCCGTTTTAAATCAAAAGCATTTTGGGTTGCAATTGTGCCAGCCTTCTTATTGTTAATTCAATTATTGTTAAAGCCTCTGGGATTTAATTTAGACATTGATTTTCTAGGTGGTTATTTCTTAGATGTTGTTAATGCAGTATTTGTATTACTTACAATTTTAGGAGTTGTGAATGATCCAACTGTTTTTGGTTTTAAAGACAGCGAGCAGGCGTTAAATTATGAAGAACCTAAAAAAGACTAG
- a CDS encoding SH3 domain-containing protein, translating into MKKVNKVLFSLTLILVLMFPTIAGAVNVEQRLMPFVPSTGLSTNEFVIAHESGNSNNAGPDSLEREISFMSNNVNSAFVSHWVGGGGRAVQIAPSGFIQWGAGPRANGRAYAQVELARTNNAETFKKDYVTYVNLLRQLAKEAGVPVSLDGYGKGIKSHLWVTQNLGGTDHSDPYAYLAQWGISKAQFAADVANGIGSSNEVKPDPIQPPVNPSPPVTTPSTGKTLNLPAASTSWRIYGLNSSPVAGNEVGFLNPSLFGGLTYSILADRGNGIYEISTRDFGRVQIYGATSTGATVSGGTIATPPVSDLNDGRISQTGTFFMDRTINVRHGSPSTSANVKAQYFAGENLTYDSYIKAEGYIWLSYTVGSQRYYVAWKVINGEEWGIIK; encoded by the coding sequence ATGAAAAAAGTAAATAAAGTATTATTCAGTTTAACCCTGATTTTAGTTTTAATGTTCCCGACCATTGCTGGTGCAGTGAACGTTGAACAACGACTAATGCCGTTTGTGCCGTCTACAGGCCTAAGTACAAATGAATTTGTTATTGCTCACGAATCGGGAAATAGTAATAACGCAGGGCCTGATTCTCTTGAACGAGAAATTTCGTTCATGTCAAATAATGTCAATAGTGCATTTGTTAGTCATTGGGTTGGTGGGGGAGGTCGTGCGGTTCAGATTGCTCCAAGTGGATTCATTCAATGGGGTGCTGGACCTCGTGCTAACGGTAGAGCATATGCTCAAGTAGAATTAGCAAGAACTAACAACGCTGAAACTTTCAAAAAAGATTATGTGACTTATGTTAATTTGTTACGTCAATTGGCAAAAGAAGCAGGCGTTCCTGTTAGTCTTGATGGTTACGGTAAGGGGATTAAGTCTCATTTATGGGTTACTCAAAATCTAGGTGGAACAGATCACTCAGACCCTTATGCTTATTTAGCACAGTGGGGAATCAGCAAGGCTCAATTTGCAGCAGATGTGGCGAACGGTATTGGTTCATCCAATGAAGTAAAACCTGATCCAATTCAACCGCCAGTTAATCCAAGTCCACCAGTTACAACACCGAGTACAGGTAAAACTTTGAATTTACCAGCTGCATCAACAAGTTGGAGAATCTACGGTTTAAATTCTAGTCCTGTTGCTGGTAACGAAGTTGGGTTCTTGAATCCTAGTCTTTTTGGAGGATTAACTTACTCAATTCTTGCTGATCGTGGCAATGGAATTTATGAAATTTCTACTAGAGATTTTGGACGAGTACAAATCTATGGTGCTACTTCAACAGGCGCAACTGTATCTGGAGGAACAATAGCAACGCCACCAGTTTCAGACCTTAATGATGGTAGAATTAGCCAAACTGGCACATTCTTCATGGACCGCACTATCAATGTTCGTCATGGTAGCCCATCAACTTCCGCAAATGTTAAAGCTCAATATTTTGCTGGTGAAAACTTAACTTACGATAGCTATATAAAAGCTGAGGGTTACATCTGGTTATCTTACACAGTTGGAAGCCAGCGCTATTATGTTGCTTGGAAAGTAATTAATGGTGAAGAATGGGGAATCATTAAATAA
- a CDS encoding glycoside hydrolase family 25 protein, producing the protein MIGVGLVFIVFLYLIISKVWGLSFFPQQEIKDFPIKGVQVSADEGHLDWQSIEESKLSFGYIQATEGSSYQDDQFMVNWDRIKGTNLRHGASHYFSFDSPGATQAENFLQVYQPTNSDLPPAIIIEFYGNKQQNPPDKTNVETELKAFISTVSEATQQQLVLCTNRDIYERYINGKFPETLIWLVDTTSSPDIKEPIKWSFWEYTEDGTLGNKAIKQNSLDLVVYRGSEAEFKALGQK; encoded by the coding sequence ATGATTGGAGTAGGGCTAGTATTTATTGTATTCCTTTATTTAATCATTAGTAAGGTTTGGGGACTTTCTTTTTTTCCGCAACAAGAGATAAAAGATTTTCCAATCAAAGGTGTTCAAGTTTCAGCAGACGAAGGTCATTTGGATTGGCAATCTATTGAAGAGTCAAAGTTATCTTTTGGTTATATTCAAGCAACTGAAGGCAGTAGTTACCAAGATGACCAATTTATGGTTAATTGGGATCGCATTAAAGGAACAAATTTACGTCATGGGGCCAGTCATTATTTTAGTTTTGATAGCCCTGGAGCTACCCAAGCAGAAAATTTTTTACAAGTATACCAGCCTACAAATAGTGATTTACCTCCAGCTATAATTATTGAATTTTATGGAAATAAGCAACAAAATCCTCCTGATAAAACAAATGTGGAAACTGAATTGAAGGCGTTTATTTCAACTGTCAGTGAGGCAACACAACAACAACTAGTTTTATGTACAAATCGAGATATTTATGAACGTTACATTAACGGGAAATTTCCTGAAACATTGATTTGGTTAGTGGATACTACAAGTTCTCCAGACATAAAAGAACCTATAAAATGGAGTTTTTGGGAGTATACTGAAGATGGAACTTTAGGCAACAAAGCAATTAAACAAAACAGTTTAGATTTAGTTGTTTATCGAGGTAGTGAAGCAGAGTTTAAGGCATTGGGGCAAAAGTAA
- a CDS encoding metallophosphoesterase: protein MWTYSIILIVLILAVLAIYLYNQNHWVGLTRFQLTIPYLATSLKNKKIVHISDLHIPRNNVSLEKIINLTRDEKPSLVVLTGDLVDVRGELPKIELAQFAKELVEIAPTFAVTGNHDLNSGHLQEWENILTAAGVRVLIDEAEWIQIENAGLVVMGLSEKENFKTLSVPLLNGIQLNEGMQEQPKLLLAHHPEFFEQYYLDKTKAPDITFTGHAHGGQVRVPFIGGLFAPGQGRFPKYTSGVYYHPEMKSKRMVVSRGIGNSSFPFRINNRPELVVVTLN, encoded by the coding sequence TTGTGGACTTATTCTATCATTTTAATTGTGTTAATTTTAGCAGTATTAGCTATCTATTTATATAATCAAAACCATTGGGTTGGATTGACACGATTTCAGTTAACAATTCCATATTTAGCTACGTCATTAAAAAATAAAAAAATTGTTCATATTTCTGATCTGCATATTCCAAGGAATAATGTTTCTTTGGAAAAAATTATTAATTTAACAAGGGATGAAAAACCAAGTTTGGTTGTTTTAACGGGTGATTTAGTTGACGTTCGAGGAGAGCTACCTAAAATTGAATTGGCACAGTTTGCAAAAGAATTAGTTGAAATCGCACCAACTTTTGCAGTAACTGGAAACCATGATTTGAACAGTGGGCATCTTCAAGAATGGGAAAATATATTAACTGCTGCGGGCGTTCGTGTATTAATTGATGAAGCAGAATGGATTCAAATTGAAAATGCAGGTCTTGTTGTTATGGGGTTATCTGAAAAAGAAAATTTTAAGACCTTATCGGTTCCGTTACTAAATGGAATTCAATTAAATGAAGGTATGCAAGAGCAGCCTAAACTATTGCTAGCTCATCATCCAGAGTTTTTTGAACAATATTACCTTGATAAGACGAAAGCGCCAGATATTACGTTTACGGGTCATGCACATGGTGGTCAAGTTCGAGTGCCGTTCATTGGTGGTTTATTCGCACCAGGACAGGGACGTTTCCCGAAATATACAAGTGGAGTTTATTATCATCCAGAAATGAAAAGTAAACGAATGGTTGTTAGTCGTGGAATAGGAAACTCTAGCTTTCCATTTAGAATCAATAATCGACCTGAATTGGTTGTCGTGACCTTGAACTAA
- a CDS encoding YxeA family protein, translating to MKKIISIVVLVLLVIGGSYYFKNYTGQDLYTKVNAPIEELKTKDNKGNTVLDYRYKLKAIDEKGKITMIDFTGSIGRPLREGAYLKVKYNHKKGVLSWEETSKSSIPKKALLEIESNQ from the coding sequence ATGAAAAAAATAATTAGTATAGTAGTGCTCGTATTACTTGTAATTGGTGGTAGTTATTATTTTAAAAATTATACAGGTCAAGATCTATATACAAAAGTTAATGCTCCTATAGAGGAACTTAAAACAAAAGACAATAAAGGGAATACTGTCCTTGATTATCGTTATAAACTGAAAGCAATTGATGAAAAAGGAAAGATAACGATGATTGATTTCACTGGAAGTATCGGGCGTCCATTGCGTGAAGGTGCGTATTTAAAGGTGAAATATAATCATAAAAAAGGCGTTTTATCATGGGAAGAAACAAGTAAATCTTCAATTCCTAAAAAAGCGTTACTTGAAATTGAATCAAATCAGTAA
- the sfsA gene encoding DNA/RNA nuclease SfsA, with protein sequence MAEYAAIIPAIFIERPNRFIALCEVDGEQKVVHVKNTGRCKELLIPGVTVYLNYVPSKTRKTDYDLIAVRKGPLLINIDSQVPNTIAVEGLLAGQIKLPQVKGKIIQLKREVTYLHSKFDIYFETDLNEKIFVEVKGMTLEDSGIVSFPDAPTLRGLKHVNELSLAIENGYQGAVCFIVQMSQANYGTINRNMQPELAVAIKKAQEKGVAIVVYTCHLTPSQITIKEEIPFKLE encoded by the coding sequence ATGGCAGAGTATGCAGCTATCATACCAGCAATTTTTATTGAAAGGCCCAACCGTTTTATTGCTCTATGTGAAGTTGATGGGGAGCAGAAAGTAGTCCATGTTAAAAATACAGGACGTTGTAAAGAATTATTAATTCCAGGTGTTACAGTCTATTTAAATTATGTTCCTTCAAAAACAAGAAAAACGGATTATGATTTAATTGCTGTTAGAAAAGGACCTTTATTAATTAATATTGATAGCCAAGTACCGAATACAATTGCAGTTGAGGGATTACTAGCTGGACAAATTAAATTACCACAAGTTAAAGGCAAGATTATTCAGCTAAAGCGTGAAGTAACTTATTTGCATTCTAAATTTGACATTTATTTTGAAACTGATTTAAATGAGAAGATATTTGTTGAAGTTAAGGGAATGACCTTAGAAGATAGTGGTATTGTATCATTTCCAGATGCACCTACGTTACGTGGTTTAAAGCATGTAAATGAGCTGAGTTTAGCTATAGAAAATGGTTACCAAGGAGCAGTCTGTTTTATCGTTCAAATGAGCCAGGCAAATTATGGAACGATTAATCGAAATATGCAGCCTGAATTAGCTGTTGCAATTAAAAAGGCACAAGAAAAAGGCGTAGCAATAGTAGTTTATACTTGTCATTTGACCCCAAGTCAGATTACAATAAAGGAAGAGATTCCATTTAAGCTAGAATAG
- a CDS encoding Gfo/Idh/MocA family protein produces MLNLGIIGTNWITNQFVDAAIATGEYQLVGVYSRKLEQAEKFGAPYQATIFENDLEKFAQHPEIDVVYIASPNSLHFQQAVTLMEAKKHVIIEKPVFSNPSEWELAVEVAEKNNVLMLEAARHIHEENFAIVKDEISKLGTIAGATFTYMKYSSRYDQVLAGDEPNIFSLLFSGGALSDLGVYSVYAAVGWFGMPESCHYFPQKIATGVDGMGTIILRYPTFNVTLITGKIVQSYLPSEIYSLDKTIVMDGVNAISSIEVVDWKNDQTMQLAAAPKENPMVDEAKAFADVINAPDTEENKEKYASWLKLSREVNQVLKALRDDAGIVFEADTEK; encoded by the coding sequence ATGTTAAATTTAGGAATTATAGGAACAAACTGGATTACAAATCAATTTGTCGATGCTGCGATTGCAACAGGAGAGTATCAGTTAGTCGGTGTCTATTCACGTAAATTAGAACAAGCTGAAAAATTTGGTGCACCTTATCAAGCAACTATTTTTGAAAACGATTTAGAAAAATTCGCACAACATCCTGAAATTGATGTTGTTTATATTGCTTCACCTAACAGCTTACATTTTCAGCAAGCTGTTACATTAATGGAAGCTAAAAAGCATGTTATTATAGAGAAACCTGTATTTTCTAATCCTAGTGAATGGGAATTAGCTGTTGAAGTTGCTGAGAAAAATAATGTTCTTATGCTAGAAGCAGCAAGACACATCCATGAAGAGAATTTTGCAATTGTGAAAGATGAGATTAGTAAATTAGGAACGATTGCGGGAGCAACCTTTACCTATATGAAATATTCTTCACGATATGATCAAGTTTTAGCTGGGGACGAGCCTAATATTTTCTCACTACTTTTTTCAGGTGGAGCATTATCTGATTTAGGTGTTTACAGCGTTTATGCGGCTGTTGGTTGGTTTGGCATGCCAGAAAGTTGTCATTATTTCCCACAAAAAATAGCTACAGGTGTAGATGGTATGGGGACAATTATCTTACGCTATCCAACTTTCAATGTAACCTTGATTACTGGTAAAATTGTTCAATCGTATTTACCTTCAGAAATATACAGTTTAGATAAAACTATCGTAATGGATGGCGTGAATGCAATTTCATCAATTGAGGTAGTAGATTGGAAAAATGATCAAACGATGCAATTAGCAGCTGCACCAAAAGAAAATCCAATGGTAGATGAAGCTAAAGCTTTTGCAGATGTTATTAATGCACCTGATACAGAAGAAAATAAAGAAAAGTATGCAAGTTGGTTAAAATTAAGTCGTGAAGTCAATCAAGTTTTAAAAGCATTGAGAGACGATGCAGGAATTGTGTTTGAGGCTGACACAGAAAAATAG
- a CDS encoding DEAD/DEAH box helicase translates to MKLEAKELQAYWEKLGYQEPSVIQEKAYEPMKEGADVVGISPTGTGKTVAYTLPILAKTVVKGGLQTVIITPSQELAVQVAAVVKEWAKEVGITVQPLIGGASIKRQLEKLKQKPEIVVGTAGRILEISEMKKLKLHQVATVILDEADQLLQQDQLATVRKVVAKIPNKPQLAFFSATSNELMQDLPKWFNVEPLWLDVTAEDTSAGKVLHAYIETPNRKRTEMLKRLTQISDFRALVFINNVANLVTVAEKLSFEGVSVAVLHGEKYKTERQHALQQFRNGKVKLLLTTDVASRGLDIQGLPYVIQYDLPVAKESYVHRSGRTARMGQAGTVLTLVNERDLRDFKKVIAPLELELTRLYLFGGELMNERPETITDEVTTKTTEKSKAKAKEKNTEQLKPSTKPAAVVKKKHKKKDQKNKGARKKKIDK, encoded by the coding sequence ATGAAATTAGAAGCAAAAGAGTTACAAGCCTACTGGGAAAAATTAGGGTACCAAGAACCTTCCGTGATTCAAGAAAAAGCCTATGAACCAATGAAAGAGGGAGCGGATGTCGTTGGGATTTCGCCTACTGGGACAGGGAAAACGGTTGCCTATACGTTACCTATTTTGGCGAAAACAGTTGTTAAAGGTGGACTTCAAACAGTTATTATCACGCCTTCACAAGAGCTAGCAGTTCAAGTTGCTGCAGTTGTAAAAGAATGGGCAAAAGAGGTAGGTATTACCGTTCAACCTTTAATTGGTGGAGCAAGTATTAAGCGTCAATTGGAAAAATTAAAACAAAAGCCTGAAATTGTTGTAGGTACTGCAGGTAGAATTTTAGAAATTTCAGAAATGAAAAAATTAAAATTGCATCAAGTAGCAACTGTAATTTTAGATGAAGCCGATCAGCTATTGCAGCAAGATCAATTAGCAACTGTTCGTAAAGTTGTCGCTAAAATTCCCAATAAACCACAGTTAGCTTTCTTTTCAGCAACAAGCAATGAATTAATGCAAGATTTACCAAAATGGTTTAATGTAGAACCACTTTGGTTAGACGTAACTGCAGAAGATACCTCAGCTGGTAAAGTACTGCATGCTTATATTGAGACGCCAAATCGTAAGAGAACAGAAATGCTAAAACGTCTGACTCAAATCTCAGATTTTCGAGCATTAGTTTTTATCAATAATGTTGCCAATTTAGTAACTGTAGCTGAAAAATTAAGTTTTGAAGGAGTTTCTGTTGCTGTTTTACATGGTGAAAAATATAAAACAGAACGTCAGCATGCTTTACAACAATTTAGAAATGGTAAGGTTAAGTTATTATTAACGACAGATGTGGCATCTCGTGGATTAGATATACAAGGTTTGCCTTACGTAATTCAGTATGATTTACCTGTAGCAAAAGAAAGCTATGTGCATCGTTCTGGTAGAACAGCTAGAATGGGGCAAGCAGGGACCGTCTTAACACTGGTGAATGAACGTGATTTACGTGACTTCAAAAAAGTAATTGCTCCTTTAGAATTAGAATTAACGCGCTTGTATTTATTTGGTGGTGAATTAATGAATGAACGTCCTGAAACGATTACGGATGAAGTAACTACTAAGACAACTGAAAAAAGTAAGGCTAAAGCGAAAGAAAAAAATACAGAGCAATTAAAACCAAGTACTAAACCGGCTGCTGTAGTGAAGAAAAAGCATAAAAAGAAAGATCAAAAAAATAAAGGTGCACGCAAGAAGAAAATCGATAAATAG
- a CDS encoding helix-turn-helix domain-containing protein: MTNRKATVFSFLESRSEKMTAVEIAAGLDLDRANVSRYLNELYKA, from the coding sequence GTGACGAATCGAAAAGCAACGGTATTTTCATTTTTAGAAAGTCGTTCTGAAAAAATGACAGCGGTTGAAATTGCGGCGGGATTAGATTTAGACCGAGCTAATGTAAGTCGATACTTAAATGAATTATATAAAGCCTGA
- a CDS encoding IS1380-like element IS1678 family transposase has protein sequence MTSLHKNQVKFNSNITISHTGGQLSSDSGLVLVKELMNTFGFSELAKQHIHIEDERAYFTHDNLSILEQFIMQLIAGYSADSAANLLRQDPVFKAVLDRKELASQSSLSRFLDRLSEENIHELQALNQELIDKARLIRNDTELIIDLDSTHSDTFGHQEQTDYNTHYQTYGYHPLVAFDGLTGDFLKAELRSGNQYTSKGVKEFLTPLLEHYNHSLPNTDILVRGDSGFATPGVYDSCESKKSHYVIRLKNNRRLGQIAEKSVLYGDNQKWEEREVQYFSTTYQAQSWSQSRRVCIRSTREAGELLFRHEFIVTNLSENVSPDTIFSLYAKRGTMENFIKEAKAGFYFDKTDSPRFLENHVRMMLSLIAYNLVNFLRTIGFEEVQKGMTIHSIRLKFLKVAGKLVQTGRRVYLKLSSYHVYQNEFYRVFARLRRASQWI, from the coding sequence ATGACTAGCTTACACAAAAACCAAGTAAAATTCAATTCAAATATCACTATTTCTCATACAGGTGGTCAATTATCGAGTGATTCGGGTCTCGTCCTAGTGAAAGAGCTGATGAACACCTTCGGTTTTTCTGAACTGGCTAAGCAACACATTCACATTGAAGACGAACGAGCATATTTTACTCATGACAACTTATCCATACTTGAGCAGTTCATTATGCAATTAATTGCTGGTTACTCAGCTGATTCTGCAGCTAATCTCCTGAGACAAGATCCTGTGTTTAAAGCTGTTTTAGATAGGAAAGAACTCGCTTCTCAATCTTCACTTTCTCGATTTTTAGATCGACTATCTGAGGAGAATATCCATGAACTTCAAGCTTTGAACCAAGAACTTATTGATAAAGCACGCCTCATCCGTAATGATACGGAATTAATCATTGATTTAGATTCGACCCATTCAGATACATTTGGTCACCAAGAACAAACGGATTATAATACCCACTACCAAACCTATGGTTATCATCCATTGGTAGCTTTTGACGGATTGACTGGTGACTTCTTAAAAGCTGAACTACGTTCAGGAAATCAATATACATCAAAAGGCGTAAAGGAGTTTCTCACACCTTTATTAGAGCACTATAATCACTCTCTACCAAACACTGACATCTTGGTTCGTGGAGACAGCGGGTTCGCTACACCTGGTGTGTATGATTCGTGTGAATCAAAAAAGAGTCATTATGTTATTCGACTGAAGAATAATCGTAGACTAGGTCAAATAGCTGAGAAATCAGTACTTTATGGCGATAATCAAAAGTGGGAAGAACGAGAAGTTCAGTACTTCTCCACCACTTATCAAGCACAATCCTGGTCACAAAGTCGTCGCGTGTGTATACGCTCAACACGTGAAGCGGGCGAACTACTCTTTCGACATGAGTTTATCGTGACGAATCTATCAGAAAATGTTTCTCCTGATACCATCTTTTCTCTCTATGCCAAACGTGGCACAATGGAGAACTTCATTAAAGAAGCGAAAGCTGGCTTTTACTTTGACAAGACAGACAGTCCTCGCTTTTTGGAGAATCATGTCCGAATGATGCTCAGCTTGATAGCTTACAACTTAGTCAACTTCTTAAGAACGATTGGCTTTGAGGAAGTCCAAAAGGGAATGACCATTCATTCTATTCGATTGAAGTTTCTGAAAGTTGCTGGGAAATTAGTCCAAACGGGTAGACGAGTCTATCTCAAATTATCTAGTTATCATGTGTATCAGAATGAATTCTACAGGGTCTTTGCTCGCCTGAGGCGAGCCAGTCAATGGATCTAA
- a CDS encoding PTS sugar transporter subunit IIC — protein sequence MDGFINFMEKHFIPTASKIGAQRHLVAIRDAFMVTMPLMILGSLAVLLNNLPIPGFQELMNSIFGGEAWKGFGGSVWNGTFAILSVLIAFLIAHNLLKGYGKDGVAGGVVSVASFFALGGATGMSSNGLFIALIVGITSAEIFNLLVGNPKLIVKMPDGVPPAVAKSFAALFPAMITISIYGLIAAIFAGFGVTDIIASFYELVQKPFMGLASTWPSALLLAFITPFLWFFGLHGANMIEPLMQSINLPAITANQEAIAAGDAAPYIVNKPFFDSFVNLGGTGATLGLIIAIYLFGRRNKAHMVVTNLSAAPGIFNINEPMMFGLPIVLNPIMFVPFVLTPMILVTVAYFATSTGLVPAAIAMPPWVTPPIIGGFIATNSIAGGVLAAVNLVIAIVIYAPFVKIAEIQELKKEQAI from the coding sequence ATGGACGGTTTTATTAATTTTATGGAAAAGCACTTTATTCCAACAGCTTCAAAAATTGGAGCTCAACGCCATTTAGTCGCAATTCGTGATGCATTTATGGTGACAATGCCTTTAATGATTTTAGGATCATTAGCAGTATTATTAAACAACTTACCAATTCCTGGATTCCAAGAATTGATGAATTCAATTTTCGGAGGAGAGGCTTGGAAAGGCTTCGGTGGAAGTGTTTGGAACGGAACTTTTGCAATTTTATCTGTGCTTATTGCATTTTTAATCGCACATAACTTATTAAAAGGCTACGGTAAAGATGGCGTAGCTGGTGGAGTTGTTTCTGTCGCATCATTCTTTGCCTTAGGCGGAGCAACAGGAATGTCATCAAACGGTTTGTTTATTGCTTTAATCGTTGGTATCACTTCAGCAGAAATCTTTAATCTATTAGTTGGCAATCCAAAATTAATCGTTAAAATGCCAGATGGTGTTCCACCGGCTGTAGCAAAATCATTTGCGGCATTATTCCCTGCAATGATTACAATCAGTATTTACGGTTTAATCGCAGCAATTTTTGCTGGATTTGGCGTGACTGATATTATCGCTTCATTCTATGAATTAGTTCAAAAACCATTTATGGGTCTAGCTAGTACTTGGCCATCAGCTTTACTATTAGCATTTATTACACCATTCCTATGGTTCTTCGGTTTACACGGAGCAAATATGATTGAGCCTTTAATGCAATCAATCAATTTACCAGCAATCACTGCTAACCAAGAAGCAATTGCTGCTGGAGATGCAGCACCTTATATTGTGAACAAACCATTCTTTGATTCTTTTGTTAACTTAGGTGGTACTGGTGCTACTTTAGGATTAATTATTGCTATCTACTTGTTTGGTCGTCGTAATAAAGCGCACATGGTTGTAACAAATTTAAGTGCAGCTCCTGGAATTTTCAACATTAACGAACCAATGATGTTTGGTTTACCAATTGTTTTAAATCCAATTATGTTTGTACCATTTGTCTTAACACCAATGATTTTAGTAACAGTTGCTTATTTTGCAACAAGTACTGGACTTGTTCCAGCAGCAATTGCAATGCCACCATGGGTAACACCACCAATTATTGGCGGATTTATTGCTACAAACAGCATTGCAGGTGGAGTATTAGCAGCAGTAAACTTAGTAATTGCTATTGTTATCTACGCACCATTTGTTAAAATTGCTGAAATTCAAGAATTAAAAAAAGAACAAGCAATTTAA
- a CDS encoding PTS sugar transporter subunit IIB — protein sequence MAEKTIMLVCSAGMSTSLLVTKMEKAAEARGIDAEIFAVSASEADSNLESKNIDVMLLGPQVRFMKAQFEPKVAAKGIPLDIINMQDYGMMNGDKVLDQALSMMK from the coding sequence ATGGCAGAAAAAACAATTATGTTAGTATGTTCAGCAGGTATGAGCACAAGTTTATTAGTGACAAAAATGGAAAAAGCAGCAGAAGCTAGAGGTATAGATGCAGAAATTTTTGCAGTATCAGCTTCAGAAGCTGATTCAAATTTAGAATCAAAGAATATTGATGTAATGTTACTCGGACCACAAGTTCGTTTTATGAAAGCTCAATTTGAGCCAAAAGTAGCAGCAAAAGGAATTCCATTAGATATTATAAATATGCAAGATTATGGTATGATGAACGGTGATAAAGTTCTGGATCAAGCTCTTTCTATGATGAAATAA
- a CDS encoding PTS sugar transporter subunit IIB translates to MAKQTIVLVCSAGMSTSLLVLNMERAIEARGLDIDVFAISGSDVADFLEKRPINVMLLGPQVRFMKRQFGPILEPRGIPVEVITMKDYGLMDGESVLIWAEELMKSAN, encoded by the coding sequence TTGGCGAAACAAACAATCGTATTGGTGTGTTCAGCGGGTATGAGCACAAGCTTATTAGTATTGAACATGGAACGAGCAATTGAAGCTAGAGGGCTTGATATTGATGTTTTTGCTATTTCAGGTTCAGATGTGGCGGATTTTTTAGAAAAACGACCAATTAATGTCATGTTATTAGGACCACAAGTTCGTTTTATGAAGCGACAATTTGGTCCGATATTGGAACCACGAGGAATTCCAGTTGAAGTTATTACCATGAAGGATTATGGTTTAATGGATGGAGAGAGCGTGCTAATCTGGGCTGAAGAATTAATGAAAAGCGCCAATTAA
- a CDS encoding PTS sugar transporter subunit IIB — MAEKTIMLVCSAGMSTSLLVTKMEKAAEARGLDAEIFAVSASEADTHLESKNIDVMLLGPQVRFMKAQFEPKVAAKGVPLDIINMQDYGMMNGEKVLDQALSLMK, encoded by the coding sequence ATGGCAGAAAAAACAATTATGTTAGTATGTTCAGCAGGTATGAGTACCAGCCTATTAGTAACTAAAATGGAAAAAGCAGCAGAAGCACGCGGATTAGACGCAGAAATTTTTGCAGTCTCTGCTTCAGAAGCTGATACACACTTAGAATCAAAAAATATTGATGTGATGTTATTAGGACCACAAGTTCGTTTTATGAAAGCTCAATTTGAACCAAAAGTAGCAGCTAAAGGAGTACCTTTAGATATTATTAACATGCAAGATTATGGCATGATGAATGGTGAAAAAGTATTAGATCAAGCATTATCATTGATGAAATAA